The following proteins come from a genomic window of Pirellula staleyi DSM 6068:
- a CDS encoding PilZ domain-containing protein produces MSQQKRRWFRMQVPAGQEFAELRVGQRKLSVRLIDESVGGFAVICDHPLDVQRGTQMILRTPAGWHRVQVVRIEEFSDAMLLGMARLADLDHPDDVAETQLAGWRYLCFSSLRQKLLPDGSMSLSGSAFVAIAMVGILVGGFFLAGYKPPKNLRQGFSSIAAWASWKPAGPASPSNSSRSWNLQEMGRPKIDAPSTETDTAGAAIDPGSAPVIASPPALPSARRAGR; encoded by the coding sequence ATGAGTCAACAAAAGCGCCGCTGGTTTCGGATGCAAGTTCCTGCAGGACAAGAGTTTGCAGAACTGCGCGTGGGGCAGCGAAAGCTCTCAGTACGACTCATCGACGAATCGGTCGGCGGGTTTGCCGTAATCTGCGATCATCCGCTCGACGTACAACGAGGAACGCAGATGATTCTCCGCACTCCTGCGGGTTGGCATCGCGTGCAAGTGGTTCGTATTGAAGAGTTTAGCGACGCCATGCTGCTGGGGATGGCCCGTTTGGCCGACCTCGATCACCCGGACGATGTCGCGGAAACGCAGCTCGCTGGTTGGCGCTATCTGTGCTTCTCGAGCCTTCGTCAAAAACTACTCCCCGATGGCTCCATGTCCCTCAGTGGCAGCGCTTTCGTGGCAATTGCGATGGTTGGCATCTTGGTCGGGGGATTTTTTCTGGCGGGGTACAAGCCGCCCAAGAATCTGCGCCAAGGATTTTCCAGCATCGCTGCTTGGGCGAGCTGGAAACCGGCTGGCCCCGCCTCGCCGAGCAATTCGTCGCGCAGCTGGAATCTCCAGGAGATGGGGCGGCCCAAAATCGATGCTCCCTCCACCGAAACGGACACAGCGGGTGCAGCGATTGACCCCGGTTCGGCACCTGTTATAGCCTCCCCCCCTGCTCTTCCCTCTGCCAGGCGAGCGGGTCGCTAA